In Rubrobacter radiotolerans DSM 5868, a genomic segment contains:
- a CDS encoding zinc-binding dehydrogenase, whose translation MKAVVLHEIGKGGPDGLRYEDAPTPEPGPGEVVVKLRAAALNRRDVFVTYGMYPGAKPDALPVIPGSDGSGEVHAVGEGVSEPEVGVEVVINPALEWGDDIRISGKNYRILGLPEDGTYAEYVKVPADHVYPKPRHLTHEEAAALPLAALTAYRALVTRGEVESGQTVVVPGIGGGVATFLVQIASTLGARVFVTSGSDGKIEKAKELGAEGGVNYKSEGWQKELRSMTGPVDLSVDSIGGEVFDALLSVAKPGGRIVTFGATAGPVPKLVMPKIFLKQLDVLGTAMGSAPEFADMLKLYEEHDLRPVINERFRLEEAAQAMRHMEEGMGMGKIILDIA comes from the coding sequence ATGAAGGCTGTGGTTCTGCACGAGATCGGGAAGGGTGGCCCGGACGGCCTGAGGTACGAGGACGCACCGACGCCGGAGCCCGGTCCGGGCGAGGTCGTCGTAAAGCTCCGGGCAGCTGCGCTCAACCGGCGCGATGTGTTCGTCACCTACGGGATGTACCCCGGCGCGAAGCCCGACGCGCTGCCCGTTATTCCCGGCTCTGACGGCTCCGGAGAGGTCCACGCCGTCGGCGAGGGCGTCTCCGAGCCGGAGGTCGGGGTCGAGGTCGTTATAAACCCGGCGCTCGAATGGGGCGACGACATCAGGATCAGCGGCAAGAACTACCGGATCCTCGGGCTCCCGGAGGACGGGACCTACGCCGAGTACGTAAAGGTCCCGGCCGACCACGTCTACCCCAAGCCCCGCCACCTCACGCACGAGGAGGCCGCCGCGCTCCCGCTCGCCGCGCTCACGGCGTACCGGGCTCTCGTGACGCGCGGCGAGGTCGAGAGCGGACAGACGGTCGTCGTGCCCGGCATCGGCGGCGGAGTCGCGACGTTCCTGGTGCAGATCGCCTCCACGCTCGGAGCGCGGGTCTTCGTGACGAGCGGCTCGGACGGGAAGATCGAGAAGGCGAAGGAGCTCGGTGCCGAGGGCGGCGTCAACTACAAGTCCGAGGGCTGGCAGAAGGAGCTGCGGAGCATGACCGGTCCCGTGGACCTCTCGGTTGACTCTATAGGCGGCGAGGTCTTTGACGCGCTCCTCTCCGTCGCCAAGCCCGGCGGGCGCATCGTGACCTTCGGGGCGACGGCAGGTCCGGTCCCGAAGCTCGTCATGCCGAAGATCTTCCTCAAGCAGCTCGACGTGCTCGGCACCGCGATGGGGAGCGCTCCGGAGTTCGCCGACATGCTGAAGCTCTACGAGGAGCACGACCTCAGGCCCGTCATAAACGAGCGCTTCAGGCTCGAAGAGGCCGCGCAGGCGATGCGGCACATGGAAGAGGGCATGGGGATGGGGAAGATCATCCTCGACATCGCCTAA
- a CDS encoding CobW family GTP-binding protein → MSRSVKRSVVVVTGFLGSGKTTLLLRALAGARDTAVVVNEFGEVGLDHHLLRRTGERTVLLGSGCVCCARREDLVESLLDLLALEGKGENPGLRRVVVETSGLADPAPILFTVSEHPVLRHHFSVDRVITTVDTANGRLHLDNPESVAQIAAADRLLLTKRDLAPEVESLRLADRLRRINPAATLVFSDETDPKSLFEGSDDDARAYRVPPPGASHGGGTASMTDSVSLTFDGPVDWVAFGVWLSMLLHAQGEKVLRVKGMLDVGEAGPAVLNGVQHTVHAPQHLDSWPDGDRTSRLVFITRGLEAGVILASLDAFSGLLGTAPRRLTAGGSPSPSRPASRTG, encoded by the coding sequence GTGAGCCGATCGGTGAAGCGGTCCGTCGTCGTGGTTACCGGCTTTCTCGGGAGCGGCAAGACCACGCTTCTCCTGCGCGCCCTTGCCGGGGCGCGGGATACGGCGGTGGTCGTCAACGAGTTCGGGGAGGTCGGTCTCGACCATCACCTGCTCCGGCGGACAGGCGAGCGGACCGTCCTGCTCGGGAGCGGCTGCGTCTGCTGCGCGCGGCGCGAGGACCTGGTCGAGAGCCTTCTGGACCTTCTCGCGCTGGAGGGAAAAGGGGAGAACCCGGGCCTGCGGCGGGTCGTTGTCGAGACCTCGGGACTTGCGGACCCGGCCCCGATCCTCTTCACCGTCTCCGAGCATCCCGTACTGCGTCACCACTTCAGCGTGGACCGCGTCATAACCACCGTTGACACGGCCAACGGACGCCTCCACCTGGACAACCCCGAGTCGGTCGCCCAGATCGCAGCCGCCGACCGCCTCCTTCTTACAAAGCGCGACCTTGCGCCGGAGGTCGAATCCCTGAGGCTCGCGGACCGCCTGCGCAGGATCAACCCCGCGGCTACCCTCGTCTTCTCCGACGAAACGGACCCGAAAAGCCTCTTCGAGGGCAGCGACGACGACGCGCGGGCCTACCGCGTCCCGCCTCCGGGCGCGTCCCACGGCGGAGGAACGGCGAGCATGACGGACTCCGTCTCGCTGACCTTCGACGGACCTGTGGACTGGGTCGCCTTCGGGGTGTGGCTATCCATGTTGCTCCACGCGCAGGGAGAGAAGGTCCTGCGCGTCAAGGGGATGCTCGACGTCGGAGAGGCGGGACCGGCCGTCCTCAACGGCGTGCAGCACACGGTCCATGCGCCGCAGCACCTCGACTCGTGGCCGGACGGGGATCGCACCTCGCGCCTCGTCTTTATTACCCGGGGGCTCGAAGCGGGGGTGATCCTCGCCTCGCTCGACGCCTTCTCGGGACTCCTCGGAACTGCTCCCCGGCGGCTGACGGCGGGAGGCTCACCCAGCCCCTCCCGGCCCGCTTCCCGCACCGGATAG
- a CDS encoding polysaccharide deacetylase family protein produces MAKEILCSYGVDVDAVAGWLGSYGGEDSPDDISRGMFAGEVGTPRLLKLFEKYEMRTTWFIPGHSIETFPKETEAVVAAGHEIGSHGYSHENPVAMTPEQEEEVLVRCIELIEEVSGRKPVGNVAPWWEASAVTNDLLLKYGYSYDHSLQHRDFVPYYARVGDSWTKIDYGKPAREWMKPLVRGEEIDLVKIAGNWYVDDLPPMMFIKTSPATHGFVNPRDIEEMWRDQFDWVYREMEYAIFPITIHPDVSGRPQVLLMHERLIEYINSHDGVRWVTMEEIADDFRRRFPLDGPERPI; encoded by the coding sequence GTGGCGAAGGAGATCCTCTGCTCCTACGGGGTGGACGTCGACGCCGTGGCCGGCTGGCTCGGGTCTTACGGGGGCGAGGACTCGCCCGACGACATCTCCCGGGGGATGTTCGCCGGAGAGGTCGGCACGCCGCGCCTTCTCAAGCTTTTCGAGAAGTACGAGATGAGGACGACGTGGTTTATACCGGGGCACTCGATCGAGACCTTCCCGAAGGAAACGGAGGCCGTCGTCGCGGCGGGGCACGAGATCGGCTCCCACGGCTACTCGCACGAGAACCCGGTCGCGATGACCCCCGAGCAGGAAGAGGAGGTCCTCGTCCGGTGCATCGAGCTTATCGAGGAGGTCTCAGGGAGGAAGCCCGTCGGTAACGTCGCGCCGTGGTGGGAGGCTTCGGCCGTGACGAACGACCTGCTCCTGAAGTACGGCTACAGCTACGACCACTCCCTCCAGCACCGGGACTTCGTGCCGTACTACGCCCGCGTCGGAGACTCTTGGACAAAGATAGATTACGGGAAGCCCGCCCGGGAGTGGATGAAGCCTCTTGTGCGGGGCGAGGAGATAGACCTCGTAAAGATCGCGGGCAACTGGTACGTAGACGACCTCCCGCCGATGATGTTCATAAAGACCTCCCCGGCGACGCACGGCTTCGTCAACCCGCGCGACATCGAAGAGATGTGGCGTGATCAGTTCGACTGGGTCTACCGCGAGATGGAGTATGCGATCTTCCCGATCACGATCCACCCGGACGTCTCGGGTCGCCCGCAGGTCCTCCTCATGCACGAGCGGCTGATCGAGTACATAAACTCCCACGACGGCGTCCGCTGGGTGACGATGGAGGAGATAGCCGACGACTTCCGCAGGCGCTTCCCGCTCGACGGCCCGGAGCGTCCGATCTAG
- a CDS encoding asparaginase: protein MTLPRVTVLSLGGTISSTGEGGVKPTLSGADLVADVPEIADVAKVSARSFRQVPSGELILGDLVELAREIRSEVGAGASGVLVTQGTDTIEETAFALDLLLDLAEPVVVTGAMRNPTLPGADGPANLLASVQVATSRSARDLGVLVVLNDEAHAARFVRKTHTQSPATFRSEPSGPVGWVAEGLFRLAQRPVGRRTVSVPGNADAPVALYTAALGDDGRVLDELPRLGYRGLVVEALGGGHVAEKVADRLEKLAREMPVVLASRTGSGEVLRNTYGFAGSEIDLIGRGLIPAGTLDGPKARLLLSLLLRSGADRKSICAVFEKPYVEE from the coding sequence ATGACGCTCCCAAGGGTAACGGTGCTCTCGCTCGGCGGGACGATAAGCTCGACGGGTGAGGGCGGCGTGAAGCCGACCCTGAGCGGCGCAGACCTCGTCGCCGACGTGCCGGAGATAGCCGACGTCGCGAAAGTCTCCGCCCGCTCGTTCCGGCAGGTGCCCTCCGGAGAGCTGATTCTGGGCGACCTCGTGGAGCTTGCCCGGGAGATAAGGTCCGAGGTAGGTGCCGGAGCCTCGGGGGTCCTCGTCACGCAGGGCACGGACACGATCGAGGAGACGGCCTTCGCCCTCGACCTGCTCCTCGACCTCGCGGAGCCCGTCGTCGTTACGGGCGCGATGCGAAACCCGACCCTCCCTGGAGCGGACGGACCGGCGAACCTGCTCGCAAGCGTTCAGGTCGCGACGAGCCGGTCTGCAAGGGACCTCGGGGTGCTCGTCGTCCTCAACGACGAGGCGCACGCGGCCCGCTTTGTCAGAAAGACCCACACCCAGAGCCCGGCGACCTTCCGCTCCGAGCCCTCCGGCCCGGTCGGCTGGGTTGCGGAGGGCCTCTTCCGCCTCGCGCAGCGCCCGGTCGGAAGGCGGACGGTCTCCGTTCCCGGGAACGCGGATGCGCCCGTCGCGCTGTACACGGCCGCGCTCGGCGACGACGGGCGAGTCCTCGACGAGCTGCCGCGCCTCGGCTACCGGGGTCTCGTCGTCGAGGCGCTCGGCGGCGGACACGTCGCTGAGAAGGTCGCTGACAGGCTGGAGAAGCTCGCGCGGGAGATGCCCGTCGTGCTTGCGTCGCGCACCGGGAGCGGCGAGGTGCTGCGGAATACCTACGGCTTTGCGGGATCCGAGATCGACCTTATCGGGCGCGGCCTCATCCCCGCCGGAACGCTCGACGGCCCGAAGGCCCGGCTCCTGCTGAGCCTTCTCCTGAGATCCGGAGCCGACCGCAAAAGCATCTGCGCCGTCTTCGAGAAGCCCTACGTCGAGGAGTAG
- a CDS encoding VOC family protein, translated as MEMKLEVVTVPVSDVERARDFYSQKVGFTVDIDHRISDEIHLVQLTPPGSACSVHLSSPGMGQKTGSLEGVFLVVRDVKAARESLAERGVSVGEVQVFDNGAFRPARESESLDNVGVVFFSDPDGNSWCVQQIPHRPAEAVGA; from the coding sequence ATGGAGATGAAGCTCGAAGTGGTCACCGTCCCGGTCTCGGACGTAGAGCGGGCGCGGGACTTCTACTCGCAGAAGGTCGGCTTTACGGTGGACATAGACCACCGGATAAGCGACGAGATACACCTGGTGCAGCTTACCCCGCCCGGCTCGGCGTGCTCGGTCCACCTCTCCTCTCCGGGAATGGGCCAGAAGACCGGCTCCCTCGAAGGCGTCTTCCTTGTCGTCCGGGACGTCAAGGCCGCCCGGGAGAGCCTTGCAGAACGGGGCGTGTCCGTCGGGGAGGTGCAGGTCTTCGACAACGGTGCGTTCCGCCCGGCCCGCGAGTCCGAGTCCCTGGACAACGTCGGAGTCGTCTTCTTCAGCGATCCGGACGGCAACAGCTGGTGCGTGCAGCAGATACCTCACAGACCCGCCGAGGCCGTCGGCGCGTAA
- a CDS encoding VanW family protein yields the protein MRTSGKSARKKKGFKRRRSVFSRIFGGFSAPKLTLAPVSGSSASGGQAPEPERSQEAGRASLFRKFFGKRTAERPARSGTSASEGGGYLDFLRLVAVAGLVLVAVLVAFDGWANADEVYGGVEVGGVGVGGASQERAQETLAKSAGQIPERITFVPSGPEGVGDRESVTLSAEELGIRIDAEESARAAYAVGREEEFGERLEGRLRSAFRVSEVGAEITYREAALRDAFEVRPVEAGYKPTGDPDTLVSITPGRDGVAIEETFWKDLDRKIMSGAREIEVPLKSVAPKLTTAEAERLKPTGMLSSFSTNYLTYDDTPGRVANLQISSDAVNGTFLAPGEVFSFNELAEPLDYEASKVIVQGRVDEADGGGLCQVSSTLYVAANLAGLEIVERHPHMAELPYIQPGLDATVWFGALDMKFKNTTDGYLYIQQWVDTTTGDVSAAIYGIPNGVTGTMDSERIAKYKDANKNTVTEWVTYRTVTRDGEVVESGPVHTDVYTSLEED from the coding sequence ATGAGGACATCCGGGAAGAGCGCGCGCAAGAAGAAGGGCTTCAAGCGGCGGCGCTCGGTCTTCTCCCGGATCTTCGGCGGCTTCTCCGCGCCGAAGCTGACGCTCGCGCCCGTTTCGGGCTCGTCCGCGTCCGGGGGGCAGGCTCCGGAGCCCGAAAGGTCGCAGGAGGCCGGGCGGGCTTCGCTCTTCCGAAAGTTCTTCGGGAAACGAACCGCGGAGCGACCCGCGCGGAGCGGGACGAGCGCCTCCGAGGGCGGAGGGTATCTGGACTTCCTCAGGCTCGTCGCTGTGGCCGGGCTCGTGCTCGTTGCGGTGCTCGTCGCGTTCGACGGCTGGGCGAACGCGGATGAGGTGTACGGCGGGGTCGAGGTCGGCGGAGTCGGGGTCGGGGGAGCGTCTCAGGAGCGTGCACAGGAGACGCTTGCGAAGAGTGCGGGGCAGATCCCGGAGAGGATCACGTTCGTTCCGAGCGGACCCGAGGGCGTAGGAGACCGGGAGAGCGTAACGCTCAGCGCCGAGGAGCTCGGGATCCGGATAGACGCCGAAGAGAGTGCGCGCGCGGCCTACGCCGTCGGGCGCGAGGAGGAGTTCGGGGAGCGGCTGGAAGGACGGCTCAGGTCCGCCTTCCGGGTGAGCGAGGTCGGGGCGGAGATCACCTACAGAGAGGCTGCGCTGCGCGACGCGTTCGAGGTCCGGCCCGTCGAGGCTGGCTACAAGCCTACGGGGGACCCGGACACCCTTGTCTCCATCACGCCGGGCAGGGACGGAGTCGCGATCGAGGAGACGTTCTGGAAGGATCTCGACCGCAAGATAATGAGCGGCGCGCGGGAGATAGAGGTCCCGCTCAAGAGCGTCGCGCCGAAGCTCACGACCGCCGAGGCCGAGCGCCTGAAGCCGACGGGGATGCTCTCGTCGTTCTCGACAAACTACCTGACCTACGACGACACGCCGGGACGCGTGGCGAACCTCCAGATCTCCTCCGATGCGGTGAACGGGACGTTCCTCGCGCCCGGGGAGGTCTTCTCCTTCAACGAGCTTGCGGAACCGCTCGACTATGAGGCGTCGAAGGTTATCGTGCAGGGTCGGGTCGACGAGGCCGACGGCGGGGGTCTGTGCCAGGTGTCGAGCACGCTCTACGTCGCGGCGAACCTTGCGGGGCTCGAGATCGTCGAGCGCCACCCGCACATGGCCGAGCTTCCGTACATCCAGCCCGGCCTCGATGCAACGGTATGGTTCGGCGCTCTGGACATGAAGTTCAAGAACACCACGGACGGCTACCTCTACATCCAGCAGTGGGTGGACACGACGACCGGCGACGTGAGCGCCGCGATCTACGGCATCCCGAACGGCGTTACCGGGACAATGGACTCCGAGAGGATCGCCAAGTACAAGGACGCGAACAAGAACACCGTAACCGAGTGGGTAACCTACCGGACGGTCACCAGAGACGGCGAGGTCGTAGAGAGCGGCCCCGTACACACCGACGTCTACACGAGCCTCGAAGAGGACTAG
- the aceA gene encoding isocitrate lyase has product MENGTNGHTSGAEAAQIEQLWQGERWEGVERPYSGADVARLRGSVQIEHTLARLGAERLWRLMNERPFVRALGALTGNQAVQQVKAGLEAIYLSGWQVAADANLAGQMYPDQSLYPANSVPHVVKRINQALARADQINHSEGKNGTYWFAPIVADAEAGFGGALNVFELMKAMIEAGAAGVHFEDQLSSEKKCGHLGGKVLLPTAQAVRNLIAARLAADVMGVPTVLIARTDADAADLMTSDIDPDDAEFLTGERTFEGFYRVKAGLDQAIARGLAYAKYADVVWCETSKPDIGEAREFAQAIHEKFPGKRLAYNCSPSFNWKAKLSEEEIATFQEQLGEMGYKFQFITLAGFHALNYSMFDLADQYREEGMAAYSRLQQREFEAESRGYTATKHQREVGAGYFDEVAQVVAGGMASTTALTGSTEEAQF; this is encoded by the coding sequence ATGGAGAACGGGACGAACGGCCACACGAGCGGCGCCGAGGCGGCGCAGATCGAGCAGTTGTGGCAGGGCGAGCGCTGGGAGGGTGTCGAGCGGCCGTACTCGGGCGCGGACGTTGCGCGGCTCAGGGGTTCGGTGCAGATCGAGCACACGCTCGCGCGGCTCGGGGCGGAGCGGCTCTGGAGGCTGATGAACGAGCGGCCGTTCGTACGGGCGCTCGGGGCCTTGACGGGCAACCAGGCGGTGCAGCAGGTCAAGGCCGGGCTTGAGGCGATATACCTCTCCGGCTGGCAGGTTGCGGCGGACGCGAACCTCGCCGGGCAGATGTACCCGGACCAGAGCCTGTACCCGGCCAACAGCGTGCCGCACGTGGTGAAGAGGATCAACCAGGCCCTTGCGCGCGCCGACCAGATAAACCACTCCGAGGGGAAGAACGGTACGTACTGGTTTGCGCCGATCGTCGCCGATGCGGAGGCCGGTTTCGGTGGTGCGCTGAACGTCTTCGAGCTGATGAAGGCCATGATCGAGGCCGGAGCCGCCGGCGTCCACTTCGAGGACCAGCTCTCCTCGGAGAAGAAGTGCGGTCACCTCGGCGGGAAGGTGCTCCTCCCGACCGCGCAGGCCGTGAGGAACCTTATTGCAGCAAGGCTCGCCGCGGACGTGATGGGCGTCCCGACGGTCCTTATCGCGCGGACCGACGCAGACGCGGCGGATCTCATGACGAGCGACATCGACCCGGACGACGCCGAGTTCCTTACCGGCGAGCGGACCTTCGAGGGCTTCTACCGGGTGAAGGCCGGGCTCGACCAGGCGATAGCGCGCGGGCTCGCCTACGCGAAGTACGCCGACGTGGTGTGGTGCGAGACGAGCAAGCCCGACATCGGGGAGGCCCGGGAGTTCGCGCAGGCGATCCACGAGAAGTTCCCCGGAAAGAGGCTCGCGTACAACTGCTCGCCGTCGTTTAACTGGAAGGCGAAGCTCTCGGAGGAGGAGATCGCGACCTTCCAGGAGCAGCTCGGAGAGATGGGCTACAAGTTCCAGTTCATCACGCTCGCCGGGTTCCACGCGCTCAACTACTCGATGTTCGACCTGGCCGACCAGTACCGCGAGGAGGGTATGGCCGCGTACAGCCGGCTGCAGCAGCGGGAGTTCGAGGCCGAGAGCCGGGGCTACACCGCGACCAAGCACCAGCGCGAGGTCGGGGCGGGCTATTTCGACGAGGTGGCGCAGGTCGTTGCCGGAGGCATGGCCTCGACCACGGCCCTCACCGGCTCGACCGAGGAGGCGCAGTTCTAG
- a CDS encoding PQQ-dependent sugar dehydrogenase, which produces MHFADNHWMDLLAAGEERERFLVAGHGTTNARARLRDEKRRRTFRGTAAVDVGSRADGFLYLISS; this is translated from the coding sequence ATGCACTTTGCAGACAACCATTGGATGGACCTTCTCGCGGCGGGTGAGGAACGGGAGCGGTTCCTCGTGGCGGGTCACGGGACCACGAACGCTCGCGCCCGGCTTCGGGACGAGAAGCGGCGGCGGACCTTTCGGGGTACCGCCGCCGTGGATGTAGGTAGCCGGGCTGATGGGTTCCTCTACTTGATCAGCTCGTAG
- the aceB gene encoding malate synthase A, whose protein sequence is MANDQSYGEGIEFTAEIPEEFERVLTPEAVAFVAKLARLATDRNHELLQARQERQRRIDEGELPDFLPETEEIRESEWTVAPYPEDIADRRVEITGPPDRKMLINALNSGASSYMTDFEDANCPTFRNMLDSQRNLMDAIDETITFDDPKTGRKYELAGRLTELANLMPRPRGWHLFEEHMLVDGKAVPGGVFDFGLYFFHNAKKLLDLGSGPYFYLPKMESHKEARLWNDIFVAAQDELGIPQGTIKATVLIETILATFEMNEILWELREHSAGLNCGRWDYIFSYIKKLRNHDLILPDRAEITMTVPFMRAYSLLTIKTCHRRGTFAMGGMAAQIPVKGDKEQNEKAYAAVYADKEREAKDGHDGTWVAHPGMVATAKEAFDKYMPQPNQIDKQLPDVNPTAEDLLRAPEGHITEKGFRNNISVGIQYMAAWLAGRGAVPVFNLMEDAATAEISRAQVWQWIHHPQGILEDGTEVNEELFDRVMEEELDRIKNEIVGPERFEQDEFEKAAELFSELSKRDEFEEFLTLPGYELIK, encoded by the coding sequence TTCCGGAGGAGTTCGAGCGTGTCCTGACGCCGGAGGCGGTTGCTTTCGTTGCGAAGCTGGCTCGCCTGGCAACCGACCGCAACCACGAGCTTCTTCAGGCCCGCCAGGAGCGTCAGCGGAGAATAGACGAGGGCGAGCTTCCGGACTTTCTGCCCGAGACCGAGGAGATCCGCGAGAGCGAGTGGACCGTCGCCCCGTACCCGGAGGACATCGCAGACCGCCGGGTGGAGATCACGGGCCCGCCGGACCGGAAGATGCTCATAAACGCGCTGAACAGTGGCGCGTCGAGCTACATGACGGACTTCGAGGACGCGAACTGCCCGACGTTCCGCAACATGCTCGACAGCCAGCGGAACCTCATGGACGCCATCGACGAGACCATCACCTTCGACGACCCGAAGACGGGCCGGAAGTACGAGCTCGCCGGGAGGCTCACGGAGCTTGCGAACCTGATGCCGCGCCCGAGGGGCTGGCACCTCTTCGAGGAGCATATGCTCGTGGACGGGAAGGCCGTTCCGGGGGGCGTCTTTGACTTCGGGCTGTACTTCTTCCACAACGCCAAAAAGCTTCTCGACCTGGGGAGCGGGCCGTACTTCTACCTGCCGAAGATGGAGAGCCACAAGGAGGCGCGGCTCTGGAACGACATCTTCGTTGCCGCGCAGGACGAGCTCGGGATACCGCAGGGGACGATCAAGGCCACGGTCCTTATAGAGACGATCCTTGCAACCTTCGAGATGAACGAGATTCTCTGGGAGCTTCGCGAGCACTCGGCGGGGCTCAACTGCGGTCGGTGGGACTACATCTTCAGCTACATAAAGAAGCTCCGCAACCATGACCTGATCCTTCCGGACCGGGCCGAGATCACGATGACCGTCCCGTTCATGCGCGCCTACTCGCTCCTGACGATCAAGACCTGCCACCGGCGCGGGACGTTTGCGATGGGCGGGATGGCGGCGCAGATCCCGGTCAAGGGCGACAAGGAGCAGAACGAGAAGGCCTACGCCGCCGTCTACGCGGACAAGGAGCGCGAGGCGAAGGACGGCCACGACGGGACCTGGGTCGCACATCCGGGCATGGTCGCGACGGCCAAGGAAGCCTTCGACAAGTACATGCCGCAGCCGAACCAGATCGACAAGCAGCTCCCGGACGTGAACCCGACGGCCGAGGACCTTCTCAGGGCCCCGGAGGGACACATTACGGAGAAGGGCTTCCGAAACAACATCTCGGTCGGCATCCAGTACATGGCGGCCTGGCTCGCCGGTCGCGGAGCCGTGCCGGTCTTCAACCTCATGGAGGACGCCGCGACGGCGGAGATAAGCCGCGCCCAGGTCTGGCAGTGGATACACCACCCCCAGGGCATCCTCGAAGACGGCACCGAGGTGAACGAGGAACTCTTCGACCGGGTCATGGAGGAGGAGCTCGACCGGATAAAGAACGAGATCGTCGGCCCCGAACGCTTCGAGCAGGACGAGTTCGAGAAAGCCGCCGAACTCTTCTCCGAACTCTCCAAGCGCGACGAGTTCGAGGAGTTCCTGACCCTCCCGGGCTACGAGCTGATCAAGTAG